One stretch of Flavobacterium sp. 9 DNA includes these proteins:
- a CDS encoding multidrug efflux SMR transporter encodes MNWIILIIAGLFEVSFATCLGKAKEAVGTDAYLWYTGFFISLTVSMLLLIKATETLPIGTAYAVWTGIGAVGTVLMGIFVFKEPVDFWRLFFLAALVGSIIGLKAVSH; translated from the coding sequence ATGAACTGGATTATTCTAATTATTGCGGGACTTTTTGAAGTCTCCTTTGCAACTTGTCTTGGAAAAGCAAAAGAAGCTGTTGGTACAGACGCTTATTTATGGTACACAGGATTCTTTATATCACTAACCGTAAGTATGTTACTGCTTATTAAAGCAACTGAAACTTTGCCTATTGGAACTGCTTATGCGGTCTGGACAGGAATTGGCGCGGTAGGAACGGTATTGATGGGAATCTTTGTTTTTAAGGAACCTGTAGATTTTTGGAGATTGTTTTTTCTTGCGGCATTAGTTGGTTCAATCATTGGTCTTAAAGCTGTTTCTCATTAA